DNA from Xanthomonas hyacinthi:
ACCCCCGGATGTTCGGCCACCACCTGCTCGTGCGGGTCGCGGATCTCGCCGCGCCGGGCCGGCAGGTAGCGGCCGAGGAACGCGCGGAAGTCGCGCTCGCCGATGAAGCAGATGCCGGTGGAATCCTTTTTCGCATGGGTCGGCAGGCCGGCCTCGCGGGCGATGCGCCGCACCTGCTCCTTGGGCAGCTCGCCGACCGGGAACAGGGTCGCGGCCAGCTGCGCCTGGCCCAGCTGGTGCAGGAAATAGCTCTGGTCCTTGTTGCGGTCCAGCCCGCGCAGCAGCCGCCAGTGGCCGTCGGCGAAGGCCACCCGGGCGTAATGGCCGGTGGCGATGCGCTCGGCGCCGAGGGCGCGCGCCGCGTCCAGGAAATGCTTGAACTTGACCTCGCGGTTGCACAGCACGTCCGGGTTGGGCGTGCGCCCGGCGGCGTACTCGGCCAGGAAGTGGGCGAACACCCCTTGCCAGTATTCCTGCGAGAAATCGCGGAAGTGGAACGGCATGCCGAGCAGGCCGCACACCGCCACCGCGTCGCGGCGGTCGTCCTCGGCGCGGCAGCCGGTCGCTTTCGGCTTCCTGCCTTCAGCGACACTCGCGCTGTCCTGCGCATCGCCACTGCCGTCGTCGGCCCAGTTCTGCATGAACAGCCCGGCCACGTCCGCGCCCTGCTGCACCAGCTGCCAGGCCGCCACCGACGAATCGACCCCGCCGGACACGCCGACCATGATCCGCGCGCCACTCATGCCAGCTGCCGCACCAGGTCCAGCGGATAGCGCTTGCCGGCCAGGAAATCGGCAACCACCTGCCATACCAGCGGGCTGCGCCAGCGCGGCGCAGCGGCCTGCAGCTCGGCCGGGGTCATCCACAGCGCGCGCACGATGCCCTCGTCCAGCGGCCGCTGCGGGTCGTGCGCGAGCGGCTCGGCGGCGAAGGCGAAGCGCAGGTAGTGGCGGCCGTTGTCGGCCTTCCACTGGTAGGCGCCGATGAACGCGGTCAGCCGCACCTGCCAGCCGGTCTCCTCCAGCGTCTCGCGCAGCGCCGCCTGCAGCAGGCTCTCGTCCGGCTCCAGGTGTCCGGCCGGCTGGTTCAGCACCAGCGTGCCGGCGATGGATTCCTCCACCTGCAGCAGGCGGCCCTCGCGCACCACCACCGTGGCCACGGTCACGTCGGGCTGCCAGGGGCCGGGCGCCAGCGCCATCAGAACGCGTCCTTGCCGGCGTTGAGTTCGGCGTCCATCGCGTCGGCGCCGCGCGCCGCCGCTTCCAGCGCCTCGCGCAAGGCGGTGTCGTCGGCATCGGCGGCGAGCTTGACCACGAACACCGCGGTGCCGCCCTGGCGCACCCAGCCGCCGAGGATGTCGGCCTGTGCGTCTTCCAGCAGGCGGTTGGCGACCGCGGCGGGCAGGGTGTCGCCCTTGGCCTGGTAGGCCGGCGACCAGATCTCGCGGATCCGGTAGCTGCCGAAGCGCTCCACCGGCGAGCGCACGTAGATCAGCTGCTGGCGCTCGCGGCCCTGCTCGCGCAGTCCGAACAGCAGTTGGTAGTCGCCGTCGGCATCGGCCTGGACGTCGTAGCCCATTGCCTGCAGGCGCTTGCCCAGTGCCTGGTCCGGCGCGGCGGCGGCCGGCGCGGCGACGCCGGCCAGCAGCGCGGCGAGCAGGGCGGCCGTGCGGAAATTCGTCGAATGCATGCGTTGCGCCATCGAAAGAGGGGGAATTGTGCGGGCAGGACCGGCGATCGTCCAATCCGGGCCGACAGCCGCCGTATATAATCGGCGCATGCCTCGCAAGAATTCTTCAGACCACGACCACGGCGTAATGGTGGAGACCGGCAAGCCCGAAGTCGCCCGCCCGCCGATGTACCAAGTGCTGTTGCTGAACGACGATTACACCCCGATGGACTTCGTGGTGACCGTGTTGCAGCAGTTTTTCTCGCTGGACCTGGAGAAGGCCACGCAGGTGATGCTGCATGTGCATACCCGCGGCCGCGGCGTCTGCGGGGTCTATACCCGCGAGGTTGCTGAATCCAAGGTGGCTCAGGTGAACGAGTTCTCCAGGATGAACCAGCATCCCCTGTTGTGCACGATGGAAAAAGCCTGATATTGGTAGGCGTCGGTCGCCGGTTTGCTCCGGACTAACGCGGTCTGAACACATCGATCCGATAGGGTTGTGGAAATTCGCAACTGCAGCCGCATATTGTTGGCAACAGACGTCGGAGTGAACCATGTTCAGCAAAGATCTCGAGCAAACCATCGGCCAGTGCTACAAGCGCGCCCGGGAAGCCCGCCATGAGTTCATGACGGTCGAACACCTGTTGTTGGCATTGCTCGACAATCCCTCGGCGCAGGCGGTGCTGAAGGCCTGCGGCGCCGATGCCGAGCGCCTGCGCGGTGAATTGGAGCAGGCGATCGAAGCCTCGGTGTCGCGCCTGGCCGAGGACGACGGCCGCGATACACAACCCACCCTGGGCTTCCAGCGGGTGCTGCAGCGCGCGGTCTACCACGTGCAGTCCTCGGGCAAGAAGGAGGTCACCGGCGCCAACGTGCTGGTCGCGATCTTCGGCGAAAAAGACTCGCATGCGGTGTATTTCCTGAATCAGCAAGACGTCACCCGGCTCGACATCGTCAACTACCTGTCGCACGGCATCGCCAAGCTGGGCGAGGAGGGCGAAACTCCGGCGCCGTCCGACGGCGAAGCCAAGGGCGAGTCCGGCGAGGGCGAGTCCAAGGGCGACGCGCTGGCCGAATACGCCAGCAATCTGAACGAGCAGGCGCGCAACGGCCGCATCGATCCGCTGGTCGGCCGCGCCGACGAGATCGAGCGCACCATTCAGGTGTTGTGCCGCCGGCGCAAGAACAATCCGCTGTACGTGGGCGAGGCCGGCGTCGGCAAGACCGCGATCGCCGAAGGCCTGGCCAAGCGCATCGTCGAGGGCAGCGTGCCCGAGGTGCTGGCCGACGCGGTCATCTACTCGCTGGACCTGGGCGCGCTGGTCGCCGGCACCAAGTACCGCGGCGATTTCGAAAAGCGCCTCAAGGGCGTGCTGACCTCGCTGAAGAAGGTGCCCAACGCGGTGCTGTTCATCGACGAGATCCACACCATCATCGGCGCCGGCTCGGCGTCGGGCGGCACCATGGACGCCTCCAACCTGATCAAGCCGGCGCTGGCCTCGGGCGATCTGCGCTGCATCGGCTCGACCACCTTCCAGGAATACCGCGGCATCTTCGAGAAGGACCGCGCGCTGGCACGGCGCTTCCAGAAGATCGACATCGTCGAGCCGACCGTCGGTGAGACCTTCGAAATCCTGCAGGGCCTGAAGCCCAAGTACGAGGCGCACCACGGCGTGACCTACGCCGACGACGCGCTGCAGGCGGCGGTGGACCTGTCGGTCAAGCACATCGGCGACCGCCTGCTGCCGGACAAGGCGATCGACGTGATGGACGAGGCCGGCGCGCGCCAGCGGCTGCTGCCGCGAGGCGTGCGCAAGGAGCTGATCGACATCGAGGAAATCGAGACCATCGTCGCCAAGATGGCGCGGATCCCGGCCAAGCAGGTCAGCGCCACCGACAAGGACGTGCTGCAGCACCTGGAGCGCAACCTGAAGATGGTGATCTTCGGCCAGGATCCGGCGATCGAGACGCTGGCCTCGTCGATCAAGCTGGCGCGCTCGGGCCTGGCCAATCCGGAGAAGCCGATCGGCAACTTCCTGTTCTCCGGTCCCACCGGCGTCGGCAAGACCGAGGTGACCAAGCAGCTGGCGCTGCAGCTGGGCATCGAGCTGGTGCGCTTCGACATGTCCGAGTACATGGAGTCGCATTCGATCAGCCGCCTGATCGGCGCGCCTCCAGGCTATGTCGGCTTCGACCAGGGCGGTCTGCTGACCGAGAAGATCGTCAAGACCCCGCACTGCGTGCTGCTGCTGGACGAGGTCGAGAAGGCGCATCCGGACATCTTCAACATCCTGCTGCAGGTCATGGACCGCGGCGTGCTGACCGACACCAACGGGCGCGAGGCCAACTTCAAGAACGTGATCCTGGTGATGACCACCAATGCCGGTGCCACCCAGGCCTCGCGGCGCTCGATCGGCTTCACCAAGCAGGACCATTCCAGCGATGCGATGGAGACCATCCGCCGCAGCTTCACTCCGGAATTCCGCAACCGCCTGGATGCGGTGGTGCAGTTCCAGCCGCTGGCGTTCAGCCACATCCTGCGCGTGGTCGACAAGTTCATCATCGAGCTGGAGATGCTGCTGCAGGAGAAGCACGTGTCGCTGTCGGCCACGCCGACCGCGCGCGACTGGCTGGCCCAGCACGGCTTCGACCCGCTGATGGGCGCGCGGCCGATGGCGCGGGTGATCCAGGACAAGGTCAAGCGCCCGCTGGCGGACGAGCTGCTGTTCGGCAAGCTGGTCGGCGGCGGCCGCGTCACCATCGACGTGCGCGACGGCGAACTGGTGGTGGAGAGCCAGGCCGAGCCGGAACGCCTGTTGCCGGCGACCGTCGCGTGAGGCTGCGCTAGCGCAACGCCAGGCACGCCAAAACGCGGCTGCAGTACCTGCAGTCGCCTTGCGATGTCACCGATGATGAAGACGAAAAGGCGGCCGATGGCCGCCTTTCTCACAACCGCTGCGGGGCGGTCACTTCATGCGGTAGGTGATGCGACCCTTGGTCAGATCGTACGGGGTCATCTCGACCTTCACCCGGTCGCCGGTCAGGATGCGGATGTAGTTCTTGCGCATGCGGCCGGAGATGTGGGCGATGATCTCGTGCCCGTTTTCCAGCTTGACCCGGAAGGTGGTATTGGGCAACGTCTCGCTGACGGTGCCTTCGAATTCGATGGAGTCGTCTTTCGACATGTAATCCTGTGCGATTTCGCGTGCGGCCAAAGGCCTTAAGAGCGGGGATTTTACTCGTCTCGGCCGCAGCATGCAAAGTTTGCGTTAATGCCGCTCAGCAGCGGGCCAGTTCCGCGGCCGCCAGTTCGCCGAAACGCGGCGTCCACGGGCCGGCAGGCGTGGCATCGGCCACCAGCGCGGCGATCGCCTCGAGGAACGCGGCACGCGGCCAGCGCTCCGCGCCGAGGCTGAGCAGGTGGTCGTTCTCGACCTGCGCATCGATCAGCGGCCAGCCCCAGGCGTGCAGGCGCCAGGCCAGCGCCGCCAGCGCCACCTTGGAGCCGCCGCTGCGCGCGCTGAACATGCTCTCGCCGAAGAACATGCGCCCGCGCGCCA
Protein-coding regions in this window:
- the mnmA gene encoding tRNA 2-thiouridine(34) synthase MnmA, whose protein sequence is MSGARIMVGVSGGVDSSVAAWQLVQQGADVAGLFMQNWADDGSGDAQDSASVAEGRKPKATGCRAEDDRRDAVAVCGLLGMPFHFRDFSQEYWQGVFAHFLAEYAAGRTPNPDVLCNREVKFKHFLDAARALGAERIATGHYARVAFADGHWRLLRGLDRNKDQSYFLHQLGQAQLAATLFPVGELPKEQVRRIAREAGLPTHAKKDSTGICFIGERDFRAFLGRYLPARRGEIRDPHEQVVAEHPGVFYFTLGQREGLNIGGVRGRAAAPWYVVGKDVARNVLYVDQDRDSPHLMSTQLHSEAAHWISGSAPARRFDCTAQTRYRQADEPCTVEVADDGTLAVRFARPQRAVTPGQSLVLYQGEDCLGGAVIATTDAPLQRRLAQRTASQEETTR
- a CDS encoding NUDIX hydrolase → MALAPGPWQPDVTVATVVVREGRLLQVEESIAGTLVLNQPAGHLEPDESLLQAALRETLEETGWQVRLTAFIGAYQWKADNGRHYLRFAFAAEPLAHDPQRPLDEGIVRALWMTPAELQAAAPRWRSPLVWQVVADFLAGKRYPLDLVRQLA
- the clpS gene encoding ATP-dependent Clp protease adapter ClpS gives rise to the protein MPRKNSSDHDHGVMVETGKPEVARPPMYQVLLLNDDYTPMDFVVTVLQQFFSLDLEKATQVMLHVHTRGRGVCGVYTREVAESKVAQVNEFSRMNQHPLLCTMEKA
- the clpA gene encoding ATP-dependent Clp protease ATP-binding subunit ClpA, whose translation is MFSKDLEQTIGQCYKRAREARHEFMTVEHLLLALLDNPSAQAVLKACGADAERLRGELEQAIEASVSRLAEDDGRDTQPTLGFQRVLQRAVYHVQSSGKKEVTGANVLVAIFGEKDSHAVYFLNQQDVTRLDIVNYLSHGIAKLGEEGETPAPSDGEAKGESGEGESKGDALAEYASNLNEQARNGRIDPLVGRADEIERTIQVLCRRRKNNPLYVGEAGVGKTAIAEGLAKRIVEGSVPEVLADAVIYSLDLGALVAGTKYRGDFEKRLKGVLTSLKKVPNAVLFIDEIHTIIGAGSASGGTMDASNLIKPALASGDLRCIGSTTFQEYRGIFEKDRALARRFQKIDIVEPTVGETFEILQGLKPKYEAHHGVTYADDALQAAVDLSVKHIGDRLLPDKAIDVMDEAGARQRLLPRGVRKELIDIEEIETIVAKMARIPAKQVSATDKDVLQHLERNLKMVIFGQDPAIETLASSIKLARSGLANPEKPIGNFLFSGPTGVGKTEVTKQLALQLGIELVRFDMSEYMESHSISRLIGAPPGYVGFDQGGLLTEKIVKTPHCVLLLDEVEKAHPDIFNILLQVMDRGVLTDTNGREANFKNVILVMTTNAGATQASRRSIGFTKQDHSSDAMETIRRSFTPEFRNRLDAVVQFQPLAFSHILRVVDKFIIELEMLLQEKHVSLSATPTARDWLAQHGFDPLMGARPMARVIQDKVKRPLADELLFGKLVGGGRVTIDVRDGELVVESQAEPERLLPATVA
- the infA gene encoding translation initiation factor IF-1, with translation MSKDDSIEFEGTVSETLPNTTFRVKLENGHEIIAHISGRMRKNYIRILTGDRVKVEMTPYDLTKGRITYRMK